CCGACGGCGCCCAGATGATCTCCGTGCCCAGCAACAACGCGACCTTCGACCGCAGCGAGATGACCTACCAGCAGCTCGCCATGTCCCGCGTCCGTGCCGTCGAGCACAGCAGGACCGTCACCGTCCCGGTGACCAGCGGCGTCAGCGCGATCATCATGCCGGACGGCAGGATCACGCAGAAGACCGGCATGTTCGTCGCCGACTCGCTGGTGCAGAAGGTGCCCCTGCGCTCCTCGCAGACGCCCGCCACACAGATGGGCATCCTGCCGGAGATCGCCCTCGTGCTGGTCGCCGCGGGAGGGCTCGGCTGGGCCATCGGCGCCGGTGGGCGCGGGCGACGCGCCGGTGACGTGTAGCCGTACGCCCGTCGCACGCCCTCTGAAGTGCGCCGGAGCGACGGATCCCGCCCGTTAGGGTCGGGGCCCATGGCTACTCCTGATTTCATCCGTACCATCCGGGCATCCGTGGGACACGAGTTGCTGTGGCTGCCGGGAGTCAGCGCCGTCGTCCTCGACGACGAGGGCAGAGTGCTGCTCAACCGCCGCACCGACACCCGCAAGTGGTCGCTGATCGGCGGCATTCCGGAGCCGGGGGAGCAGCCGGCGGCCTGCGCCGTGCGGGAGGTGCAGGAGGAGACGGGCGTGCACTGCGTGGTGGAGCGGGTCCTCATCGTGCAGGCACTGAACCCCGTGACGTACGACAACGGCGATGTCTGCCAGTACATGGACATCTCGTTCCGCTGCCGGGCCGTCGGCGGCGAGGCCCGGGTCAACGACGACGAGTCGCTGGACGTGGGCTGGTTCGCCGTGGACGCTCTGCCGGAGCTGAACGAGTTCGGGGTCTTCCGGATCAAGCAGGCCCTGTCGGACACACCCACATGGTTCGAGCCCATGAGTTCCCAGTGAAGTATGGGTGGTGACCACATGGAGTGGGAGGCGGGCGCTGTCTAAGGTCGGGGCATGACCGCTCGCAGTGCCCTCCCTGCTCCCTCCGCCATGACGCTCGACCTCGAGGGCCGTACCGCCCTCGTCACCGGCGCCGCCGGCGGCATCGGCCGCGCCTGCGCGCTGCGGCTCGCGGCCGCCGGGGCCAAGGTGAGAGCGATCGACCGGGACGCCGCCGGTCTGGAGGCGCTGGCCGAGCAGGCACGGGACCTGGCGGGCAGCCTCGAGCCGCACGTCCTCGACCTCACCGACCTGGACGCCGCCGAACTCGCCGCCGCGGGAACCGACGTCCTGGTCAACAACGCCGGGCTGCAGCTGGTGCGCCCCCTCGAGGAGTTCCCGCCCGACGTCTTCCACACCGTGCTCACCGTGATGCTGGAGGCGCCCTTCCGGCTCATCCGCGGCGCCCTGCCCCACATGTACGGGCAGGGATGGGGCCGCATCGTGAACGTGTCCTCCGTCCACGGGCTGCGGGCCTCGGCGTACAAGTCGGCCTATGTGGCGGCCAAACACGGACTGGAAGGGCTGTCCAAGACGGCCGCGCTCGAAGGCGCGCCCCACGGTGTCACCTCCAACTGTGTGAACCCCGCCTATGTGCGCACCCCCCTGGTCGAGCAGCAGCTCGCCGACCAGGCACGGACGCACGGCATCCCCGAGGAGCGCGTGCTGACCGACGTGCTGCTCCAGGACAGCGCCGTCAAGCGGCTGATCGAACCGGAGGAGGTCGCCGAGGCCATGGCGTACCTGTGCAGCCCGCAGGCATCCTTCGTGACCGGGACCTCGCTCGTCCTCGACGGCGGCTGGACCGCGCATTGAGCGGGGCCGCGCCGGTGTGCCGCGGAGTTTTCCACAGGGCTGACGGCGCGGCCGGGCCATGGGCAATCCTGTGAGCATGTCCCACGATCACGTGCAGTCCGCCGAGCGTTCCGCAGCTGGAGCTGGAGCTGGAGCTGGAGCTGGAGCTGGAGCTGGAGCTGGAGCGCCGGCGGTCGGCGGTGCCGAGGCGCCGTTCCTGGAGTTGCTGGCCCGAGGTGCGTCCGCCGACGCCTATGAGCAGCCGGTGCTGCTGGCCCGCGCCGAAGGGCGGTCGGCCGAGTGGATCGCCGCGCTCGAACGGGCCAAGCCGCTCGCCCTGCGCGTGCGCTCGGAGCTGGAGGGCCGGCGCCGGCGGGAGGCCGAGCTTTCCGCGCTCTTCGAGACCGCCCACGACCTGGCCGGTCTGCGCGACCTGGACGCGGTCCTGCGGGCGATCGTGCAGCGCGCCCGGTCGCTGCTCGGCACGGACGTGGCCTACCT
The nucleotide sequence above comes from Streptomyces sp. NL15-2K. Encoded proteins:
- a CDS encoding 3-hydroxybutyrate dehydrogenase, with the translated sequence MTARSALPAPSAMTLDLEGRTALVTGAAGGIGRACALRLAAAGAKVRAIDRDAAGLEALAEQARDLAGSLEPHVLDLTDLDAAELAAAGTDVLVNNAGLQLVRPLEEFPPDVFHTVLTVMLEAPFRLIRGALPHMYGQGWGRIVNVSSVHGLRASAYKSAYVAAKHGLEGLSKTAALEGAPHGVTSNCVNPAYVRTPLVEQQLADQARTHGIPEERVLTDVLLQDSAVKRLIEPEEVAEAMAYLCSPQASFVTGTSLVLDGGWTAH
- a CDS encoding NUDIX domain-containing protein, coding for MATPDFIRTIRASVGHELLWLPGVSAVVLDDEGRVLLNRRTDTRKWSLIGGIPEPGEQPAACAVREVQEETGVHCVVERVLIVQALNPVTYDNGDVCQYMDISFRCRAVGGEARVNDDESLDVGWFAVDALPELNEFGVFRIKQALSDTPTWFEPMSSQ